Proteins found in one Oncorhynchus tshawytscha isolate Ot180627B unplaced genomic scaffold, Otsh_v2.0 Un_contig_11576_pilon_pilon, whole genome shotgun sequence genomic segment:
- the LOC112258850 gene encoding protein CutA homolog translates to MRFGLPTTEGLQAGGPLRAFFVIALLSVLMLTLLRTVGLRAFSMASETYMSGTHSAAFVTCPNEQVAKDLARGIVEKKLAACVNIVPQITSVYEWQGKIQEDGEVLLMIKTRSSKVASLAEYVRSNHPYEVAEVISLPIEQGNPPYLKWLGDAVPE, encoded by the exons ATGCGCTTTGGACTGCCTACTACAGAAGGATTGCAGGCTGGTGGACCTCTGAGGGCATTCTTTGTG ATTGCGTTGCTTAGCGTGTTGATGCTCACGCTGCTGAGGACTGTGGGATTGAGAGCGTTCTCCATGGCGTCCGAGACCTACATGTCGGGCACACACTCTGCTGCCTTCGTCACCTGCCCCAACGAACAGGTGGCCAAAGATCTGGCCAG GGGAATCGTTGAGAAGAAGCTGGCTGCTTGTGTCAACATCGTCCCCCAAATCACATCTGT ATATGAGTGGCAGGGGAAGATCCAGGAGGATGGTGAAGTGTTGCTG ATGATAAAGACCAGAAGTTCTAAGGTTGCATCTCTGGCAGAATATGTTAg GTCCAACCACCCGTATGAAGTAGCAGAGGTCATCAGCCTACCCATAGAGCAGGGCAACCCACCCTACCTGAAGTGGCTTGGTGACGCTGTACCAGAAtga